A window of Cydia pomonella isolate Wapato2018A chromosome 25, ilCydPomo1, whole genome shotgun sequence genomic DNA:
ataaataaattccatCGTAAATATCGTTTTTTGCAAGTGACCGTCCGATTTTAGAGTCGgactaaaataaatctgaatGGTATTTGCAATGGCAaagttatggagtgtggaattaagagaaGTGTAGTATAACTGCATatcgactgcactccaactgcaacgtcgacgtgcagttcccacacaagttgcagtcgagttgcagtccgtctgtaccggcccttatggtagaactgttgcaaaagtgtccagctgctagctataaataatagttccaaatctctccagagtagcgctagagtagctaagaacctaggcgctattgacggagtgaagtgcgctgtctataatttgatttctttgttcaagtattctaggtattgtagcgccaccttttggttttttgatgacactttttggtacatggagatttatttccttaccgttatattattatataccgTATATTAATTCCGTAGGCAGTGttcaaaatgtcatcattaatgttaatattcttagaaaatatgacgtttataatggcaCTCCGTCACTTCGGCCTGTTCAAGACGgggcaaagttagcttagacgggtTCTAAAAAagatttcgtaaaaaaatattttaaccttttaatttttgttccaGGTATAATCGAGTTTCAAAAATGCTGCGGAGATTCCATACAAGATGACTGGAGAAGACAGGGCTTTTACCGACCACGGCGAAACTTTCctagtcaaagtcaaaatgaCAACTCCTTTCAACCAAACCATCATAGCCAGAGCCAGAACTTCAGGCCAGAGCAAGTACGAACAGGTTTTGGTGAGAATTCTGAAAATCAATTTGGGGTAAATACTTATCAGAATTCTCAAAAGCAGAAGTTtggagttaataataatcaaccTCAATACTCATTTAGAAGAGGCCAGACCTCTACATTTGCAGACTTACAAACGAGTACCCAAAATCAAGGAACATTTGGAGCCAGTTATCAAAATGCAAAGCTACCAAGTAGCAATAGAAATTCACAAAGTCGAAATACATTTGGATTTAACAGTCAAAGTTCATTCAGATCAGAATATCACGATGGAGGTCAAAATACGGTTAGATCCAGAGACGGTAAGAATTCTTTCAGCCTCAGTCAGAATTTACAAGCACCGGATAACGGTCAGAATTCCTTCAAGTCAAGTTTCAGCGGTCAACCTGCATTAAATAGTTACAATAGTCAAGCGTTTGGAAACTTTGGACAGAAAGTCCAGGCTCAAAATCCTTTGACCAATTTCCATAATCAAAACACTTTCTCCAATTTTGGTTCTAACTTTGCTAAAGGTCAAAATTACCAGACATCTGGCTACCTCCCACCAAAACCCTTCAAAGCGCCAGAATATTTACCACCTGATGAATCAAAGACCACTTCAACTACAAGAAGACCATTATTTACCACTACTACAACGAAACGTCCATTCTTTACCATAAGTACAACTCGAAAACCGTTGTATACTACAACTAAAAGAACATTTTTTACCACATCCACTACTAAGCGGCCATTCTTTACCACCACATTTAAAATACCATTCTTTACCACTACCACGACAAAGCGACCTTTCTTTACTACGACTACCAAACGGCCAATCTCCACCACTACACCAGATCATCAAGAAATATTCCCTGATAGGATACCGAAACACCCATTCGGTGAGGTATCTCCAGCTATGGCTATGATAGTACCACCAGAACCAGAAGATTATGAAGATGAAATCGTACCTGACTTTAGAACTACAACAAAGCGACCAATCGACACCACGACACCAGATCATCAAGAAATATTCCCTGATAGGATACCGAAACACCCATTCGGTGAGGTATCTCCAGCTATGGCTATGATAGTACCACCAGAACCAGAAGATGATGAAGATGAAATCGTACCTGATTTTAGAACTACAACAAATGAACCAGCTTTTCTTCCAGCGATGGCTATGGTGGTACCGCCTGAAGAAGACGATCCTACAACGATTTCGACAACCATATTAGTAACTACTCCTTCAACTAAAATTACCACTCCTTCATCAACAATTTTTACTACACCATCAACTAGTACTACTCTATCTACAACCTCTTCCACAAATATAACTTCTCCATCGACAACGAAATCGACTACTTTAAGTACTCCGTCTACAACATTAACGACTCCTGATTTCAATCGTAATCAAGAAGAAGAAACGATCCCAACTACAAAAACCACAACTGTCATTCTAGTTACAAAAGCTACACCAACAACAACACCCCCTGTTCTAGAACAAAAATTAACcccaactacaaaaacaacaaccgTCATTCCAATCACAAAAGCTACATCAACAACAACGAAACGACCTTTTATAGGGATTGGATACTTACCACCGGACCCCAAAACTACTTCGACAACAACGGGCGAACCTGGTGATACGCAAACCTATCCTGCTGCGGGAGCTGATGAAGTGCCTCCAGAACCTAAATGTAATCCATTGGACCCAAGCACTTGGCCCACGTTATACGAGCAACGACAATATGGTGAACTACCATGTGCCCCAGTCAGAACTACCACACCACGAATACCAACTCCAGCACCGGCTAGAGCTGAAATAGTGCCTCCAGAACCGGAATGTGATCCTTTAGACCCAAGCACTTGGCCCTCAGAAATCGACCAACGAGAGTTTGGCGAAACTCCTTGTGCGCCTAGTGTATCTTCAACGACTACGTCAACGACAAGTACCACTTCGACTACGCCATCTACTACCACTTCACCTTCTACTACCATTTCTACTACACCTTCTACTACTACTTCAACTACACCTTCTACTACCACGTCGACTACAACAACAACTACGACTACGCCATCTACTACCACTACGTCAACTACACCTTCTATTACGACTACGTCAACTACACCTACTACCACGTCGACTACAACTACTACGACTACACCATCTACTACCACTTCTACCACGCCATCTACTACCACTTCTACTACACCTTCTACTACTACTTCAACTACACCTATTACTACCACATCTACTACTACTTCAACTACACCATCTACTACCACTTCTACTACACCTTCAACCACCACTTCAACCACCACAACAACAATAAAACCACCATATATAGGTCGTGAATATTTACCTCCTACCAACCATACCTACAACGTACCGCCATCCCCAGCAAGGGCCGAACCAGTCCCACCAGAACCAGAATGTGACCCTCTAGACCCCAGCACTTGGCCTTCAGAATTCGACCAAAGATATCATGGAGAATCACCCTGCGCCCCGAACATAACAACTACCAAACCACCATATGTAGGTCTTACGTATCTACCTCCAGATGACTGTATAGTAAAGAAGAGAAAGCGTAGATCGTCTGAGGTGACGCTAAGATTAGGAGATGTTAAGGGAACTCCTCGGCCTGTCTGGTATGCTGGTATATATAGGAAGATCACGGACCCCTACTTCCCTATATGTGGAGGATCGATAGTTCGAGAGGATGTTGTTATATCAGGTCAGTTTTGTTAATATCTATTCATATTTCTTTTCAATTTTCATAATGCTCTTAATGGCCATTTCATAGAATGCAATAAATGTAGAAAATGCAAAACTCCAATAAAATGTTGTCAAAATTAGTAATGTGCCAAACATTGCGAAGCAAAAGACATTTATTGCCAAACCTTCTTACAGTTATTCAATTAATTTGACACTTGAAATAAACGGCAATCTCTAATCTGAATGGAAACTTTATAAGTGGATGCTTTCGaagtggaaacttgcatgagaaTTTTCTCATGGAAGTGTCCGGAATTTTAAGAATGTCCTACAACTTATATTGCTAATCAAAATGTATGAGTTTGTATGCATTCAATTCGATTTTATACTCTGGAGGGTAACGTAAAACACGGACGATATCGTCGAtcatagtataaaaaagtgCTCTATTTGTTAAtccttatttgaaaaaaaaaattgggatttTCAACCAAAATCACAAaactttaaataagtataagtatGGAGGAATGAAAATTATGCGAAAGGGGcattctatgtatatatatacatatatatacattaaaagtttaaaaaaaaagaacattttgtCAAATTAAGCGCTAATGGTGCGGGATTTACCGAGTGCCGAGGTGCTTATATCTAAGAAaaacaaggttttttttttttaaatgtatttaataagCGGCTCGGCACTCAGCAATTCCCGCATGTCTGTCACACTCTAATGCGATAACCGAATATCTAAGTTTGTCATCTCAGACAATTGATAATTTTGAGCGATGTGGATATGACTGAACTTTGATCTTCGAACTTAAGTATGTTCTGATCCTACTCACAAACTTTCCATTTCCAGCTGCTCATTGCTTCTGGGACGACGTCGTGGGGTTGCAGCCAGCTCACCAATTCGCGGTCGCGGCCAGCAAGATCTACAAACCTTGGAAAGATCCTATGGACAAAAAGGCGCAGAAATCTGACGTCAGTACCTACATGACTTTCATGTTTTTAATGGAAAAGATCTTCAGGTCTAAGTTCGCCTTTACGCattgcatttattttttaaatttaaacctgTCTTGTATACTATAAAGTATGTAAACATTTTATATAGTACACATTTTGTAACAGTAGTCAAATCCGTCAGCCGTACTGGCGAAAAAATATCTTCGTGCGAAGTCAGTTCAATTGAGAAATTTTTGAAATGAAGCTATTGGGACAGAAGGAGgcatatgtatttttaagacCTCATAGATCATAATTAAATAGTTTAAGAGGAAATTCTAATAATGAAAACGCAAAGTTGCCAGGACGGCGCCATAGTCATGCACGCAGCGAATAGAAGCTGATATAATATTAAGAAATTGCAAGACCACTTTAGGTTTGTAACGTATGTATGTAATCCATATGTATGCGTATGAGATCCTAATTATTCGGCACTCTTtgtaatatgttttattaaatttttcccAACGCCATTACCAGGTACTGGACATCAAAATCCCCGCTCGCTTCCTCGGGGTGAAGACCAGCTTCCAAGAAGATATCGCCATCCTGAAGCTGGCAACACCATTCAAGTATACCCGAGGAGTACGGCCCATCTGTGTAGACTTTGATGATGAGTTCGACCGACAGCAGATGAAGGCTGGGCATCGGGGCACGGTGAGAAAGTAATTTAAGTCTGAGGAGAAACTTTGACCACGCCATTCAGGTATACTGTGGACTTTGATGATGCGTTCGACAGACAGCAGATGAAGGCTGGACATCAGGGCACGGTGAGAAAGTAATTTAAGCCTGAGGAGAAGATTTGGCCACGCCATTCAAGTATTCTCGAGGAGTACGGCCTATCTACGTGGAATTTGATGTTGAGACCAAAAGGCAGCTGATGAAGGCTGGTAATAAGGGTTAATTTCGATTACCAAAAAGGTGACAGTACTATCCGATCTATGTAGCAATGTGCCAAAGGTAATTTGCCAAAATTGCAAAGTTCCCATGAAATGTTCTCTGTATTTTTTTCTGCACAGTTATTTCCAAACCTTACAGTTAGTTTTGAATTATATGACACTTGAAATAGACGCCAATGAGTGAAAGAACATTGAGTAATTCCTAATCCACCCGGGAATTTTctaagtgaaaacttgcatgaGAATATTCTCATGAAAGTTTACAGAAATGTTCGAAAATGTTGAGAATGCTCTACCTTAGCAACGTGCAAGTTGCACATTGGTCCTTGATTGccgttatgtattttttttctatcgccTAAATGTACATGTATGTTTTCCAGATTGCAGGCTGGGGCCTCACAGACTCCGTTGGCACGCCGACGCAGCGCCTGCTGTGGCTGGAGCTCCCATACATTGAGATAGAGAAGTGCATCCGCGACTCAGAGGACGCTTTCCTCAAGTACATCACCTGTGATAAAGTGTGCGCTGGCGAGAATGACACAGGTGAGAATTATCAACACATTTTATTTCTGGGTTATGTACAGATTgaagaaactttatttattgacaataacaatatacataatggatatatacagatgattactataactagcttatatctaaaataggcccttgaggcattgtaccaaggatgctcgcggcatttcctcgttgtatcgcaatactgatacgttgtgcgaggaagccgccagctcttcggtcaccagttacgtcaaccagacgtttcgcgatttctccaaaaaacttgtgcgcgctgggaccccatggacctagagtttcaacgccaaaaggtacaaaatggtactctctaccgaggctcttatatttatgtacagattataaataatttaaaataactggCGTTGTCTTGGCGTGGTGATAGCTGGAAATATCTGAAGAGATCGCAACATTTCCGTAAAAACCAAAACCAAACTAGTACGGTCTCTAGTCTTCTCGGTCTTTTTGTATGGCGCTGAAACTTGGACATTGAAAGCTGCTGACCGCAAACGCATTGAAGCCTTCGCGATGTTGGGCTGAAGGAAGATACCCGGGGGGACAGCGATTCGGACTAACGTCGCCATATTGCGAGAACTCAAAATCTCGTCGCGGCTATCATCCGAATGTTAAGTACTGAACATACGCACGTGAGGAGACACGCGGGCGGCGGACAGAGCGCGACGTCATCGCGGCAAGCCACGAGCGCCGCGCGACACACACTCGGCTTCACATACTCCACCGGCAACGGACGAATACCGtattagttttttataattgtttggccgggatttatttgtaattaaggCGGAATAAACCAGCCTATTTTTATACAGTCCGCATTATCATTTCTACGTCCAGAAGGACCCTAACACGAATGTCCACGGAGAGTCCTTGAATATTTCCGTCATATTGCAAGAAAAGTCGATGGCAAGGTCGAAAAGCTCATTGTGACCGGCAAAGTTGGGAAGAGGCCTGGACGCGGACGGAGTTCAATACGTTGGTCTGACCAAATCCGCACCGCTCTTGACTTCACAGTTCACATGGCTCTCCACACCGCCCGAGAGAGAAACAGATGGGGAAAGATCATAAGAGAGAAAGTGATAGAGTCACGACACTCACGACCCTCAATATTGAGGAATACGACGTAAGGAGGAGGACAGATTTTAAAACAAGTCACTATAAATAATTGAttgaatcaggcgttactttgtggaaatccaTTATTAAAACACTAATATTGCTTTGCCGATTTGCGATATAATAACCTGTTAGAAAATTACAAGAAGCCATCCATCGAGTGGCGAAACGTGTCGAATTGAATACTTTTAGTGGCGGTTGGGTTATTTATTTGGGTATTTCGTTTCGCAATGCGAGGGtcgaaacaaaaaatacaactaaGAAAAGGGCCACGTTTCACTTTCTGATACTGATCTGAGCCTGAGTTAAGAATGACTCACGCTATATAGGTCCGTGTCCGGGCCGAGATTTCCGACACATCGTTTTCTAGGTTAAAGTGTCGGACACTTCGGCCCGGACTGGACctgcgtgagtcatcctttaaatGTGTAATTGACTGAATTGTTTCCCATTCCAGGCAAAGCTCTCTGCAAGGGCGACAGCGGCGGCGGCCTCGCCTTCTGGTCCGGAACGGCCGAGCACGCCACGCCGTACCTGCGCGGCATCGCGTCCACCGCGCCGTCCCCGCACAACGCCGAGTGCAACGTGTACGCGTACGGAAGCTTCACGCACGTGCGCGCGCACAGGACATTCCTGCGTGATCACGTGTCTGGGATCGAGAATTGCCAGTTTTGGGAATAAATGTGTTCATAATTATGCTCAATggaagtttaatttttctatcTACACTCGCTTTGCACGCTTAGTAAcataatgttaaaattattaattttacccCGATTTTTCCCATAAAAAAACAGGATTCATATAACAAAAgcatataaaacaaatatatcatagttaaaattgaaaacaaacaaaaatactgcgataatttttttttatgtcttgTATCTTGATTGAGAATAAAGTAAACTGACTGAtacaataatttattgtatttcatGCGTCATCATATATCAATCCAAAACTTTTTATGACTAAGttactttttaattaataacaataacaaatatatatttttttactgctGTCTGACTCTCCCTCGCTCTGTTCGTctcagggcctaccgcgaaccacgttcgacgtgttgcctccctgtcacacttatgtacgaatttacaagtgcgacagagagttGCCCGGCTtgatgtatgaaaaaaatattttccttcatTTGTGGCTTTAGTGCCCTAATCTAGGTTGATTGTTTTGCTTCcacgaagcattttcgctacatatcaggaaatccatgttatcggctacggcGTAGCTCTACAAttgtagctcagcggtgaatgactcacgctagaaaaCAGTACGGGTCTGGTCCGAGGCGTCCGACAAATACAAATATCCCTGATCACCGATGCTTGAAAGTGGCCTTTTACCCAAaagtcggacgcctcggcctgAACCCGGGCCGTTCTCCATTGAGTCATTTTTTAAAGTCTAGCCTACCATTATTACTTCTCACAAACCGTCCTATACAATGATAAAGTCCGCCTAAGATAACTTTGCATCaatttgaatagaacaaagtgaaaGGGTGTGAttacaaacatatttacatagaaaatttgatattattgatgacattgccacacaCTGCCATTGCATATAGTTAGCGTATTGCTAGACAAAGCGCAAGTTGCAGAACATTCTCCAAATTTCCGGATTTTAATGAGAGAattcttatgcaagttttcacttcaaaagtTTCTGTTCagacgaccgttctggcctagtgggtagtccctgcctataatggctcctctacacgatggcccagcgctggaccagcgagatggtcATGCGATGATTCTGGCTCCTCTACACgttggcccagcgctggaccagcgagatggccatgcggtGATtctggctcctctacacgatggcccagcgctg
This region includes:
- the LOC133531388 gene encoding mucin-2-like, with translation MLRIIIILSVLGIIEFQKCCGDSIQDDWRRQGFYRPRRNFPSQSQNDNSFQPNHHSQSQNFRPEQVRTGFGENSENQFGVNTYQNSQKQKFGVNNNQPQYSFRRGQTSTFADLQTSTQNQGTFGASYQNAKLPSSNRNSQSRNTFGFNSQSSFRSEYHDGGQNTVRSRDGKNSFSLSQNLQAPDNGQNSFKSSFSGQPALNSYNSQAFGNFGQKVQAQNPLTNFHNQNTFSNFGSNFAKGQNYQTSGYLPPKPFKAPEYLPPDESKTTSTTRRPLFTTTTTKRPFFTISTTRKPLYTTTKRTFFTTSTTKRPFFTTTFKIPFFTTTTTKRPFFTTTTKRPISTTTPDHQEIFPDRIPKHPFGEVSPAMAMIVPPEPEDYEDEIVPDFRTTTKRPIDTTTPDHQEIFPDRIPKHPFGEVSPAMAMIVPPEPEDDEDEIVPDFRTTTNEPAFLPAMAMVVPPEEDDPTTISTTILVTTPSTKITTPSSTIFTTPSTSTTLSTTSSTNITSPSTTKSTTLSTPSTTLTTPDFNRNQEEETIPTTKTTTVILVTKATPTTTPPVLEQKLTPTTKTTTVIPITKATSTTTKRPFIGIGYLPPDPKTTSTTTGEPGDTQTYPAAGADEVPPEPKCNPLDPSTWPTLYEQRQYGELPCAPVRTTTPRIPTPAPARAEIVPPEPECDPLDPSTWPSEIDQREFGETPCAPSVSSTTTSTTSTTSTTPSTTTSPSTTISTTPSTTTSTTPSTTTSTTTTTTTTPSTTTTSTTPSITTTSTTPTTTSTTTTTTTPSTTTSTTPSTTTSTTPSTTTSTTPITTTSTTTSTTPSTTTSTTPSTTTSTTTTTIKPPYIGREYLPPTNHTYNVPPSPARAEPVPPEPECDPLDPSTWPSEFDQRYHGESPCAPNITTTKPPYVGLTYLPPDDCIVKKRKRRSSEVTLRLGDVKGTPRPVWYAGIYRKITDPYFPICGGSIVREDVVISAAHCFWDDVVGLQPAHQFAVAASKIYKPWKDPMDKKAQKSDVLDIKIPARFLGVKTSFQEDIAILKLATPFKYTRGVRPICVDFDDEFDRQQMKAGHRGTIAGWGLTDSVGTPTQRLLWLELPYIEIEKCIRDSEDAFLKYITCDKVCAGENDTGKALCKGDSGGGLAFWSGTAEHATPYLRGIASTAPSPHNAECNVYAYGSFTHVRAHRTFLRDHVSGIENCQFWE